ATATTTCTGACTTTAAAGTAGAAAACAATAAAATCATATTTAATTATCCATTGGCAAATAACATTACCACATCAAATATTGCCATCGTCTACACTAACGGCAATAAAACACTTAACACCACTATCAAATCAAATAGAATATACAATGTTAAGATTGATGTAATCAATGGTAAAAATCAATACCAAAATGGAAATTTCACATTTAAAGTAACTGATATTGATAATGAAACCACCAATTTAACAGGTAAAAAAATAAGGTTAACTATTATCAGAAGTAACCTCAGAACATCATTCGATGGAGTAATAGATAAAAATGGCATTATAACATTTAAAACAACTTCTTTAATTGTTTATACTCTAGATAATGGTAAATTAAGTCAAGATTACCTAAATGTTGGCAACAATACTGTTGAATTAAGTAAGGATGAAAAAAGTGATTTGAGATTCAGCACCTTTAAAACTAATTTGACTATCGAACAAGCAACAATCAATATTGAAATTGAAAATATGAAAGAAGAATATGGAACTGCTAAAAAATTCAACATTGAAGTTACAAATGCTGTTGACGGCAGTCCAGTACCTGGTATTCTTCTTCACTTATATATGCCTGAAACCAAAGATAAGCATTATTACATTCTAACTAATGTAAACGGAACTGGAGTAATCAATATCAATACTTTAACCAGTGGAATTTATAATATTAATGTTAGTAATAATGATACCAAAAACATGAAATATAAACAGGTCAGCGGAAAAATAACTATTGTTGCAAAACCTGTAACTATAGCGATAACATCCGGTTCAACTATAAGCTACAATACCGGAACTACAGCAATTATTAAAATTACAGACAAAAAAACCGGTAAAGCAGTGCCTAATGCAATCGTATATGTTCAAATATACACAGGTTCAAAATCAAAGGCGTATCTTTTCCAGGCAGATAAAAACGGATTTGTTAAATTTTCAGCATCCTTAGCTGTTGGAAAACACAAGATAGTTGTAAAATCTGCAGATACAAGATATAGCAGCAATACAGTTACCAAATATATTACAGTTAAAAAGGCATCTGCAAAGATTGTTGCACCAAAAGTGACTGCATACTACAAACAAGGCAAATACTTTACTATAAAATTAGTCAACACACAAAAGAAAAATGCACCTATTTATGATGGAAAACTTAACATTAGAATATACATATCCCCTTACAAATACTACAATTACAATGGAAATACCGGAGGTAATGGTCAGTTAAAATTATTAATTGATTTAAACCCTGGAACTTACAAGGTTGAAGTCAGAGGCGCTGATGCAAAAGACTTTAGTGTTAAAAAAGTTTCATCAAAAATCGTAGTGCTTAAAGCTCCAACTAAATTAACTCCTGCAAAAATAACTGCTAAAAAAGGAACAAACAAAAACTTTAAAGTTACTGTGAAAAATACAAAAACAAATAAAGTGATTCCTGGAGTTAAAGTAAAAGTTAAAGTTTACACAGGCAAATCCTACAAAACTTATACAATAAAAACTAATTCAAAAGGAATTGCATATCTTAATGTGAAATCTTTAAGTGTTGGAAACCATAAAGTAGTAGTTAGTTCTGCAAACAAATATTGTGTTGGAAAAACCGCAACATCATACATAAAAATAACTAAATAAGAGAATTAATTTCTCTTACTCTTTTTCTTTTTTATATTTAGCATAAAAACCATCAGTATCAGCATATATCGCGTAAAAACCAAATTCTTCTGCTTTTTTAATTGATGATTTAATATATTCCCTTCCCCAGGAAGTAATGGCTTTAGCGCATTCAAAAGAATACCATCTAAATCTGGGAAATCCATAAATTCCATACATTGTATTGGCAAGTCTTTTAATGGCCTGTTGTTGTACATTTAATGCTTTTCTTACTGTTTCATCCTCACATTCCCTCATTTCATTTTTAATTCTAAATCTTTCTTGTAGAATCTTATCAATAACTGAAGGGATAAAACCCTGAGGATCTTTTTTAAACTTGATGCCGTGCTCTGGAGAAATATTATACTCCTCTTTATTTTCAACATCCCCCAAATACATAACATCCGGAGAGATGTTTTTTGAAATAATAATACTTGGATACAGGCTTCTAAAATCGAATTGGACAAGATTTTCATGTAAGCCTTTTTCAGGTTCTTTTACATATCCCCCTTCATTATCCTCAGCAGCAGCTCTATTGGCAAAGTTTGCTCCTTGTTTATTTGGAACTACCTCCTCATCAAAATATGCCTGCTTTACTAAAAACCATTCTGCCTGCTGGCCTGTTGCCATACGGGAAACATCAAATAAAGGCTGGCCAATAATACGGGTGAGCTCTAAGTTAAGAGGAAGGGTTTGTTCTGCAATCCTCAATGTTGAGACAACGTCATCCAGCGAATAATCAAACAGATTATCCAATTCCTCACCGCCATTATCCCAGAATTCCCAAATCCTATCTCCTGCAACATCAATCTTTTCCTCGCCAAATAATTCATAATAAACCCTCTCAAGAGTATATCTCTCAAGAGTCATGTATCTTCTCATGACCAGATACAAATCAACATGAATCAAACCTTTAAAAGAAGCTGCATTTGCAAAGCCCCTCCTAATAAACCGGATATCTGATCCATCCATTCCAATGTCTAAATCAACACCCAATAATTTAGCCCTGTCTTTTAGGTATGGAAAATCAAAGTTATCAGAATTATAACCTACAAGAATGTCAACATTGTTATCTTTAATAATCTGCACAAATTCCTCAATCATTTCCTTTTCAGAATTGACCTGATTTACAAAATCGTTTCTGTTTTTAGAATTTGTCTTAGTTGAGATGACCTGATTAATGCCGAAATTGCTTGAAACACCAATCATAATAATTTCATCAACTTCTGGATTAGGCATTCCGTGAGGGTTTCTAACCTCCAAGTCAAAGCTTAAAATACGGAAATTGTGAGGATATTCCGGAACACGTTTCAGTTTTTCTGTGAGTTTGATAATTTCAACATCTTGCTTATCTGAATCCAAATCCATAAATGAATCGATTTTATCTCCAACAGCTACAACTTCAGTCATTGGAATTACATCACGGTCCATTAAATATCGCCTGTAAAATGGAATATCGAATTCCCTTATTTGGATTACGCTTTCCAAATCTCTTAAAGCGTCTCTATTTTTAGCAAGTTCCTGAGGATGTTTAAATGTGACTTTTAAAAACTCAGTTTTTATTTGAAAATCTTTTTTAAGAACTTTTTCTACACGCACAACGTCCAAATTATCCTGGATCTCTTTTAAACATCCGTCCAAATCATCAGACGCAACATATAAATAAGGTTCAAAAGTATCATCCAATAGGACTACATTTTTATCCCCATCTTTTGAAAACAACCTGATTACAGGTTTTTCATCGAATGTGACATAATCAATATCCAAAATAACAACGTTCTTTTGCATCTATCCATCTCCAAGGTATTCTTTTCTATAACTGTCCAAAACAGTAAACGTTATTCCCAAAATCAAAGGACCTACAATAAAACCTACAAGTCCGTAAACTAAAGGTCCGGACAGGAATCCTACAAGTAAAATTAAGGGATGAATATCCACATAACGGCTTGAGAGAGCTGGACGAATATACATATCGATTGTGCTTAAGAAAAACCCGAATAGTAAAACAATGACTGATCTTGGATAATTTCCGCCCAGTATATCAATAAAGAATAATGTCCAGTAAATCGGCCAAGGTCCGAATATTGGAATCAATTGAAAAATTCCTGTTAAAACACCTAAAAATATTCCATAGGGATATCCTAAAAGAGAATATCCTATACATCCAAAAATACCGATTATTACAGAAGTCAGGAAGTGCCCGTAAAATATGCTTTTTAATACATCCTTTACAGATTCAACAGTATTATCAAAGAAATTTATGGAATCGCGAGGAACAAAACTTCTAATGAAATTGAAGCATTTATCTCCGTCCCTAACAAAATAAAAAACTGAACAAACAAGTATAAATAACTCTAAAGTAATATTGGCAAATTTTCCTAAAAAACTTACTCCATAATTTAAAACGAATCCTGCTACATTCTCAAATGTTGAATTTAACTGTGCAGAAATCGTGTTTGAATCCAGATTAACCGGCAAATAAGAAATCAGATTTGAAATAGATGAATTGAAATCAGCATATGAGCTGGATACAAGTACACTTGAAAGAGCAGAGGATATTTCAAAAGAAATATAACCCAATAACAAAACTAAAGGTATTAAAACAATCACCATTGCCAGCAATATTGAAATTGAAGAAAATTTTAATTTTGATTGAATTTTAAAAGCCAATGGCCTAATCCCATAAGCCAGAATAACTCCCAAAATAATCATTTTCAAAACAGGAAATATAAACATCAGCGATACAATCAATAAAAAACAGATTAGAAGTGCCGGAAGAGTAAAATATTCTTTAATTTCAATACCCATGTTATCAGCCTTAAATTAGTATTTGACACCGCATGAATCCCTTCTGTATTTGCCGAACTCGGTTATTTTATATATTTTGTCATTTTCAAAAACCGGCCCTTCAACACAGATTCTCCAACCTTCACTATCAACACAACATTGACCGCATACACCAAGAGCACATTTCATATATCTTTCAAGAGAATATTGTGCAGGTATTGATGCCTCTTCAAGAATATCGAAAATTCCTTTCATCATTATCTCAGGTCCGCAAACAAATGCATAATCATAAGTTGAATTTTTAAGTAGCTCGATTGTACAATCTGTTGCAAATCCTTTAAACCCGAAACTTCCATCATCAGTACAATGATAAATAGATGCCCCTAATTTTTCAAGTGCATCTGCATATAATAATTCATCTTCAGTAACTGCAGCTGCAACAACATCAACAGAATTGCCTTTTTTTAATAAATCGCTGACAATTGCATTAATTGGTGCCATCCCAACACCACCTCCAATTGCCAAAATCCTTTTATTTTCAAAGGAATTATCAAATCCGTGACCGTAACTGCCCCTAATACCTATATGATCACCAATTTTTAAATCGTGCAATTGTGATGTGAATTCTCCAATATTTTTAACGGCAATAGCCAATTCATCATCATTTATTTGAGCAATAGACATTGGCTTTTCATTTTTGAAATTCCAAACCATGACGAATTCCCCAGGATTTGGTTTTCCAAGGGCAGCCATGTCCCAATTGAATTTGAAAGTTTTAATTGTAGGAGTTTCATCAATAATATCTGTTATTTCAACAATTTTCGGTTCATTAA
The genomic region above belongs to Methanobrevibacter sp. and contains:
- a CDS encoding AI-2E family transporter produces the protein MGIEIKEYFTLPALLICFLLIVSLMFIFPVLKMIILGVILAYGIRPLAFKIQSKLKFSSISILLAMVIVLIPLVLLLGYISFEISSALSSVLVSSSYADFNSSISNLISYLPVNLDSNTISAQLNSTFENVAGFVLNYGVSFLGKFANITLELFILVCSVFYFVRDGDKCFNFIRSFVPRDSINFFDNTVESVKDVLKSIFYGHFLTSVIIGIFGCIGYSLLGYPYGIFLGVLTGIFQLIPIFGPWPIYWTLFFIDILGGNYPRSVIVLLFGFFLSTIDMYIRPALSSRYVDIHPLILLVGFLSGPLVYGLVGFIVGPLILGITFTVLDSYRKEYLGDG
- a CDS encoding DNA-directed DNA polymerase, with product MQKNVVILDIDYVTFDEKPVIRLFSKDGDKNVVLLDDTFEPYLYVASDDLDGCLKEIQDNLDVVRVEKVLKKDFQIKTEFLKVTFKHPQELAKNRDALRDLESVIQIREFDIPFYRRYLMDRDVIPMTEVVAVGDKIDSFMDLDSDKQDVEIIKLTEKLKRVPEYPHNFRILSFDLEVRNPHGMPNPEVDEIIMIGVSSNFGINQVISTKTNSKNRNDFVNQVNSEKEMIEEFVQIIKDNNVDILVGYNSDNFDFPYLKDRAKLLGVDLDIGMDGSDIRFIRRGFANAASFKGLIHVDLYLVMRRYMTLERYTLERVYYELFGEEKIDVAGDRIWEFWDNGGEELDNLFDYSLDDVVSTLRIAEQTLPLNLELTRIIGQPLFDVSRMATGQQAEWFLVKQAYFDEEVVPNKQGANFANRAAAEDNEGGYVKEPEKGLHENLVQFDFRSLYPSIIISKNISPDVMYLGDVENKEEYNISPEHGIKFKKDPQGFIPSVIDKILQERFRIKNEMRECEDETVRKALNVQQQAIKRLANTMYGIYGFPRFRWYSFECAKAITSWGREYIKSSIKKAEEFGFYAIYADTDGFYAKYKKEKE
- a CDS encoding dihydroorotate dehydrogenase electron transfer subunit, whose amino-acid sequence is MINEPKIVEITDIIDETPTIKTFKFNWDMAALGKPNPGEFVMVWNFKNEKPMSIAQINDDELAIAVKNIGEFTSQLHDLKIGDHIGIRGSYGHGFDNSFENKRILAIGGGVGMAPINAIVSDLLKKGNSVDVVAAAVTEDELLYADALEKLGASIYHCTDDGSFGFKGFATDCTIELLKNSTYDYAFVCGPEIMMKGIFDILEEASIPAQYSLERYMKCALGVCGQCCVDSEGWRICVEGPVFENDKIYKITEFGKYRRDSCGVKY